Within Topomyia yanbarensis strain Yona2022 chromosome 2, ASM3024719v1, whole genome shotgun sequence, the genomic segment TTACTATTTCACCACATTGAACCAACACCAATCATAAGCGTCGTCGATTTCTCTAGCTGGAAGCGGTTAGTCCGTGTAGTTGCACTTGTCCAGCGTTTTTTGGCTAACTGCCGCCGCAAGCTACAAGGCGAGCGAATCCGCACAGCACCACTTTCCATGGAAGAACAACGTGGTGCCGAGGAGTATATCCTGCGTCTTACTCGGCGTGAAGCGTTTCCCGTAGAAGTGAATTTACTTACTGAGTACCCTCAAAAACCACTTCCCAAAGTGAGCCAACTGTACCAACTGACGCCATGCTTGGATGACCGCGGCATAATGCGGATGCGAAGTAGGATTGCTGCTTGCGATTTCGCTACGGAGGATGCTAAAAGTCCAATACTTCTTTCTCGTAATCACCACATAACCACTCTTATTTTGCAACACTACCACAACAAATACCACcaccaaaatcatgaaaccgtgaTCAACGAGATACGGCAAAAATGCTACATTTCTCGAATCCGTGTCTGCTATCGAACAATACGCAGTAACTGTCAACGCTGTAAGAACGAAGCCTCATTGCCACGGAACCCGATCATGGCTGATCTTCCTGCGGCCAGACTAGCTGCATTTTCCCGACTCTTCACACACGTGGGCGTAGATTATTTTGGGCCAGTAGAAGTCGCCCTTGGAAGACGAGTGGAAAAACGCTGGGTTATGCTTGCCACCTGCTTGACAGTTCGCGCAATCCACCTCGAAGTAGTCCTCTCACTTACCACTGATTCGTGCATCATTGCCTTCGAAATGGCTTTGCGCGGCGAGGTTGTCCCAGGAAAATTTATAGTGATCGGGGTACAAACTTTGTTGGAGCCAGTAAGGAGCTAAAAAAGCTAGTTGAGGAGATAGATCAGGGAATGATCACAAAGGAGTTTATAAGCCCAGATACTGAGTGGGTATTTAATCCGCCTTTGACACATGTTCCGATTGATGATGATTCCGCACCCGCTCTTACCCCGAATCACTTCCTGCTGGGAGCCTCGAACGGTATGAAGCCACTTTGTCTGTTGGACGATAGTGGTGCTGCGCTCCGACAAAATTGGCGTACATCTCAGATTCTCGCGAACCGATTTTGGAAGAGGTGGTTATCCGACTACCTGCCAGAAATTACGAGGAGGACAAAATGGTTCGTCCATACGGAACCAATTGCTGTTGGTGACGTTGTGGTCATCGCTGACAATAAGCTACCCCGGAATTGCTGGCCCATGGGAAAGATTATCCAGACCCATGCTGGCAAGGATGGCCAGATACGATCGGCTACAGTGCGGACAGCTGTAGGCGTGTACGAGCGACCCACTTCGAAGTTGGTAGTATTGGACGTTCGGCGCGAGAAGTAGTAAGCCAACCTGGAGGCTGGCGTACCCGGGGGGAGTGTTACCCGACTCTACTCGGCTAGTGCGCACCTTGCTATTCCAACACATTGGCCCTCGCACACTAAGTCAGTCAACGACGGAGCACACCTGGAGGTGACAGGTAACACCTTGGGACGagtgtcaaactgtcatcgcaGTGAGTAAGCAAAAATATTCCCTTGATCCCAGTGTTTGAAGCTAATTTCTATAAAGTAATTATAATTAGATAATTGAATTTAAAAGTAACTTAAGCTAGTGTTTAAAAGTACCTAAATATCTGCCTTATTTCTACACacaaaatcggttaacattaaTAGCCAGCTCATTAGCAGTATTATCCATTCGCTCGTTGCTACGATTCGCTTATCGACCAAAAACCCGTCAGAATTCCCTGATCGCATACGTATAGACGAAAGGCAGACGAGGACTAAACGAAAATTATAATTTGTTGACTTTGGTCAACCGTTTGACAGAAGGTAGTTTCCGGAATCGTAATCTCCCGTTACAAAACCCTAGCGTTTTATTGGGGATTACGATTCCGGAAACTACCTTCTGTCAAACGGTTGACCAAAGTCAacaattccgaaaatacccatattgttggggtgcgggccataaggagtctcttccacctttccgaaaatcttttaagtcttttgctgagagttttttacgcgtattttcgaattaacgcggttttttaagcggattttccaattaacgcggttttttacgcgtttttacgaggtacgtatcccccgcgtaaaaaacctaggTGTACAccagttttcattattttgtcacaactttgtatggagAGGTGCCACTGTGCTGAGGAGCGACTGCGTACAAAAAATGGAACAAGCTCATTCGAAAATTGgggtaatgagcttattttaacatttttccaATTATTACGCATTAGTTCAAATGGCATGGTGATAATTGGGGTAATCAATTCGAGTTGTTGTTGCCACGAGTTTTTTTATGTTTGCAgaccattttttattttactgGTTGTGAGGGATGAAGCTAAGATATCGATGTGAATTTATATGCTTCTATCGCTTCTTATATGTACAATACATACTGGAATTTGCTAGAGAACCACTAAAGATCAGTTCAGATACTCTTCGGCCTGCGATCGATAATTCGTCAAAAAAGTGCCAGTATGCTTCAAATTCCAAGCACCTCCGACATCCTTCCTCTAAGTTCGTAAATGGTGAAAATCCACTCACGAAATGGAAAACCTCCGCGATAAAACCACGGACAGAAAGATTCATTAAGGTACACTGGCTCGTTAAAGTTAGGTCCGTTTTGTGGGTTAGTTCTCGTTCCAAAGTGTAtgtaattattaaaataattatttaattataATCACAAATACATATAGTCGGAATTATATTGCTTCTGGTTGGGCATCGAAATGAAATGGAGATGGTTCTTTAAAGTGCATACTAGATGGGAGGAACTGTGCACTTTAACAGTCTCCTCCTGATGATAGGATACTTCTTGATTGGTGGAAAAGTCTCTTCCAGAAAGCTCACTTATAGTGGCAATGCTATTCGAATGTTTCTTAGTTTACACACTTTACTCACACGCAATCTCGTACCCTCTGTATTGAGTTAGTCCTATAAGATAAAcggaagtattttttttatcaacgAGAGTTCACTCGCGATTATACACGACCACTCTGACCACCGCGTGTTCGAAGCAGCGCGGTTTTAATTTATGAGCGTGGTAAAAGTGCAACGTATCCATCATTCGCCAGGCGCAGTGCAGTTCTCAAAGTGGATCCTCAGCGGCGGCGGCGGTAGCGTGAGTAACATTCGTGTGTACAAACTCATATCAACTGCCGCCTTTATAGGATGCGCACTCCGACCACTCATTAGTTGATTAGTACATGACTGCTTGcgcttgtatttttttttctagaggaTAGTGGGCGCAGGACTAATCGTTGCGGACAGCGTAATCGTACTCGCCTCGAGTAGAGTTAGGTCCTGAACTGATATTTCgtcgaaatttcaaaaatcttgTTAAAATTTTGATATGATTTCAGTATaaaacaaaaagtttcaaaatgtTCGCTCTGAAACACTATGCACCGTAGCACTGCAGCGACCAGCATCTCTAATTAATGCCTTATCATTGGGCTGGCTGGCTTCCTTTCCCCGAGATGAAGCATCCTTTTCCCTCGCAGCATATCAGACAAAATACATGTGCTACCGTAAATTGCCACTGGCGAAGAACAAGAAGATGACGGGCCGAAAGCGATTTGTATGATGGATTTGTATGACGTTGATTTTTATTCTTCGAGCGGATTTGCGCTCTCTTCTGGGCAAAtgtaatgaaatgaaatgaaatgaaattactgCCCATTGGATGGGCGGGTAGGGGGAACCGGTGGAAGCAGACAGCTGAAGTGCGGTGGGATAAGCCGTGAAAAATGAGATAAGAGAGATAAATGATGGCAATCAGTGTTGGATGTGAGTGTTGTTTCTTTTAAAAATCGTTGGCAAATATTGCCCTTCGATGGCAACCGACGGCTCCTTTGAAGCTTGGCGATCTCGGTAATCGACGGAACAGTGGAAGATTTAAGAATGAAGAGTAGGCTCATTCATAATTTGATGAATCTGGATTCTGATTTCGATAGCGTGTTCGGCACAACAGGTATTATGAAGTTGAATAAATTTGTCGATAGAACAATAAGTACGCAGAGCAGGTATCCTCACACCAAAGGCTTTTCCATGATTCCATCATTCACCGTCAAGTGTCCAATTCCATCATTAATTAACCTTAGCTGCTGTTGCTCCCTTCCACATCCCACATCTATTCGTCGTGAAACCTTCCTAATCTCACTCGCGTAGTAAAGCAATTAGCAGCAAAATAATCATTAGCATCAGCCAATTCAGCCGTCGGAAAGATTATCTCGATTCAAGCATTTTCATCTGCACTCCTGATGAGATGTATTTCCTTAATGAAAATGTACCCGGAAACGATTCGAAACGATGAAACATTCGGCGAGGGTCGGAAGGTGCACGGTCTCAACTCAAATGGCCATTTATCATGGTGGCATTCGTCGATATGGGTAATACCCTGTCATTCCTGGCAGACCCGTTTAGATGTGAATGGTCACTAAATGGCTGGagcatttttctatttttaccgTGACTCTGGTCTGAACATCATCACAATTGATTAAAATGAGACATTATTATTCCAGTCTCCATCGTACCTGACACAATTAGGTCGAGAACAAATCTAACAATTTCGATCGGTTCAAAAATTACGATCATCACTTATTGTTTACTTTCCGTGATGGCATGGCGCTAACCTCACACAAAGACCGCTACTCTTTCACTCCCTGATGAATGGACGCTCGTGCCCTACTCGACACCTCACCGCTCCGCCACCGTCTTCTAACGCCCAACAAACGCGTCTGGTAATGAGTTTAATGAAACGCTTTTTCATTGTATACATAACCATAAATGAAAAGCATTATTATCTTCCCTCGCtacgttgttgttgttgttgttattgtggTTTGAATTTCGCCACACATGAGCACTCAATAAAATCTCCCGCACGAATCACGGCTCAACGCCTCGCTTCCTTGCTTGTTGTCCGTTGATTTCCCGGCCCTCTGATGGCAGAATCCGGCGCGTATCGCGATGACCTGAAAACGCCGAGTCACAGTCGGTTCATTCATCTTTCGTGGACTGCATGTTACTGCATTCCCGGCTCGTCACGTGCTCGGTGGCAGCCTGCTGGCTCACGCGAATTATGAATAGAGCAACTTACTTATTTGAATTTATGACAAGTTTCGTAATATTTATACTCTACATCCGTTTTTAAAAGCTTCCTTCAACCAACCAAATAGAACATTGTCCTTCTGGTTCAAGTCCATTTTCGGTCGGATTCATTGAAAGGTCACGATCGTGTGAGGAAGCTGACACTGTTGCAACACACTTCATTCATTACGCCAAGTAATTCAGGTACCGTGACTTGCGCTGAATAGGCGTAAAGTTCACGCTCTGACTGGGCGGAAATTGAATCAATTTTGAACGCATCACTTTGGTCTAGGGCGGCTAGGGAAGTTCTTCATCTCATTCATGGCTGAGCGTGGCGAACGTGTGAGGCTGAACAGAGAATAGAAAGAGAGATTAACTTGTAGACTAGCCCTTTTATCTCGACACTGCGTCAGTGATTTCGTCATTATTAAAACAAACTATCCTTTTAATTATTGCGATTGAAGGCGATGAGTCTGGAGAATTgggtttgaattttttgttgtccGGCTATATTGAGAGATAAAATGGGCTATAACTGAAATGAATTTAAGTACAGTTATTGGATTTCTGCTACAGAAAAATGACAACTAGAGTAAAGAGCCTATtatggcaccattagggagagtgCCGCACTATTTCATTAATTAGTCTGCCCACAATCTACGAAATTGCAAAAATTACCTGAAAACACTCAAGGTTGTATAATTTTCATTCGCCTGAAATTCTGCCTTATGCACTAtggttttttgcacggtttttacacggcttttttacatggttttcgcaaaaatattctaagtccttttgaggGCAAGAgccttagacgatttttgagaatttttttgcatggatTTTGCAATTAGCACGGTTTATACTTTTATTCTAAGACCTTTTGAATGCACAAAAtttagaagatttttggaaaaggcgatcttgaagattccttatggcccacacTCCAACAATCTGGTtgtttttggaacagcattaacgagtagacgccaaatgTCCATGTCTGAGgcaattttgaaaaccaagatggcgacctcCGGTTCAGTGGCATTCTCcaaaacccaatcaatatgggtatttttggaacgggattggcACCAAATATCGATGTCTAAGGCCATTTCGAACatcaagatggctacttcggtttagcgaaattttcaattgccaatgcaatgagaatttttttaattacattgaTTAATAGATACTGTatgtcaattccggaagtcatgttttAATCCAAGAGTGACTTTTAGTTTAGCGGGCATCTCATTCATCTTAAAATGCAgcaagggagggggggggggggtgttgtagatatgaatattttttgtttagccTTACTTTAGGTAAAGCAGGGCGTCCAGGTCTCCGCTGTCCCGATGACTCGCGACTAGTGGAGTCTCGTCAcgatctactcagtctagtccccaaagGTTAATCTAGCTGACGCTGACGGTGAGTTCCCTGGCTAAAGAAGGTCTCCCAATACTGATTGTTATTTGGTTTTCGCTGCATTTCTAGCGGaataaccggtggggtgccgtggtcggtctggcgattcTAGATGGAGCATGGTGTCCGGTTCGCTGCCGTTTCGACGACCTATAATCGGTGTTCTGTTGCAGCCTgttcgactagtcctcggcggtggatctagcttattcatgcggagagttccctggcgttgattgctctcccgaaactgTTGCTCGATGTCCATCACGCCGTTTCAGCTGTAAGACGGTTATGATCTATATCATAACTCAAttgactgcgttccacgtccttacgtcgcttgtcattctgtagactacattatccgggttgatgtccggtcctcccgttttaaatagctccctgcacgtcgcaTCAAACCTCGgtcattcgaagaccacatgctaAGGTATCttctcgacgttctcacactccgggcacaatggtgacgttgcgtacccgagCCGATGATGATACTTGCTGaggtgtttcaggtggaaggtaatctctccgtgctttctattgacccacgtcgacaggtttgagatgagccggtaggtctagtttcctttctccgtattgttccATCCCTGCTGCCACGAcatcatcgaatcgattctcctCATCTATCTCACGTTTCTGGCGTATCATttattgtagcacttgatatccttcgtcggggtgatgcagatggggatcagtATCGAcaacgaaacactagataacgTACCGACTTTTCTCAGGTACAATCAAagtggttgttaaagctcaaccggtcatcgattatcactcccaattgcttcagtgcacgcttcgatgcaatcacgtgcccttcgAAGGTGATCTGAACCGCTTtccagttgctgaccaacaacacatccgtcttgtggtgagctatccagctctcgatcgcgtctattgtatCCGTCACTGACACCTCCACTTATCAGAGTATCTtactcatcaccgttagtgtcacgtcgtccgcgaaacgcaCTTTCCCGgacagccgcagtgttaagaccacATCGTAAATCCTGTTCCAAAGCGTTGGACTGgtaatggagccctgaggaacgcccgctgcgactcgcattgacttctgcccttcgttcgCATAGAagtactctactctggaagtagctcttcaggatctggctcattcttctgtgcagcgctacggcatTAGCCTGTACGAGGCTGACTTTAACAGTAACACCAGCTtttgtaccttccacatttcgaggAAATTGTCATCATCTAAATACTtctgcagtagcatcctgaacatggccggatatgccaggatcgcagctttcagcgccacgtttggtataccatccggaccggggctttctttgattttagtcgcaTCGACACTTTTCTGAGCGCGTCGGAAGTCGCGAAGTAGCCGTCGACTGAGTAAGGCGTCAAAATGTTTCGTCCGGAATTTTGCGAGAGAAAATTTTTTCCAATAAGATTTGACACATTTATAGAATGTGCTTGGTGTTACAATAaatctggccatcagcgatgaAAACGCCGTGGATGCCGAAATCCGTTTCCCATGTTTGATCCGTATTGCCACGGGAAAAACCTTTCTTTGAGAAGCGCGGTGATCTGCTTTAATTATTCTATTCCGAGAAACCGTGCCTACCAGAAGAAGTTCTTTTCAGTGTTGTGAATTACCTGATCAATTACCGGCTGCAAGAATTAGGAAAACTTAACAGATGAATGTCGATGCCGATGGTCGGATCGAAGACTACGCCGTATAACATTGGATACTCAAAACGAGTCCCGATACTTCGACGAGTTTCGATACTTGGAGCAGATAATTTGGTGAGATCAAACTTGTTTATCTTCTTAATGATTTGTATATGCTAGAAAAGGGCTAGCGTTTCTAATTATTAGTAATTATCATTAGTAACATTGATTTATATAAATTCAAataattatattatttatttccttagCCTTTTGTTATCTCCATCATTtatgaaaactgtttcggttccgagcgTTTTCCTTAAGAAGATGATAGGACtattatgaaatttaaacgcttgtaaggacgtggctAGGTGTGTGGAAATGAGCGGGTCTACGTCATTGAGGATTGTGGCGAAAACTGATATGACAATGGATATGCTCATTTCTGCAACTCCATCTATGATTTGTGTAGGTGGTCTTGctgtgctatgctatgctatcgACACTTCTTGGAGCGcgtcgttagtcgcttgccactcggctgtgtttgCTCCTACTTCATTGTCGTACAATGTCGGTGGCCatgtagttggatcgtgcttctggaagagaccctcgacgattatatttagcttacccgggtatATTTCAGATGGTGTCGACGGGTCCTCATCTTCGCCATAACGACTTAGTACGCGTCCCTCAGGGATTGGCGTCGTCtcctcagcacagctacttatggcaaactggcttgctaagcttgttCTCCTGTTTGAAAGCGTCCCTATCTTCTCGAAACGTCACTTGCGATCCTCTCTcactctgagcccgccttctggctctaagacaagcagcgtgtaacGTATTTAGCTACTCATTCAAcaagtaagctgcacgccgtctgtTACGCATAATGCGAGCACCTCTCGTTTTCACCGTCTTGAAACTTTGTCTATCAAACGGCCTACGCTGTCACATTTGTTAGTTCGTGATCAGCGTTGGCCGAGATGGATTCGTACTAAATGTAAGTCTAAATGtgataatatttcttgtaaactaATGTAACCACTGTTACAGGAAATTTATAACATCTGTTTTAATAAAAACTTTTATTGGAAAATGGTGTTATAAATTCAGAAATAACATCCCGGTCAATTGCGAAACACAACATTATAAATTTCATTTACGTAAACTAGAATGACGGTGGCAAACAAAAGACTAAGCTGGCATGGAGCAGTCAGCGACAGCTGCGAAACAATAGCTACCGACGGTAGCCCTTGCCATCGTGATTCCGTCACTACCATGCACAGAAAATCAAAGTTACCTATTTTTTGGGTTAAATTTGCTCACTGCGAAGTTTATACATGGGCAacccaaaattaggtagaaATTTGAACATGGCGATTACCCATATTTTGAGTTGGTCGCTGTGAACTTCGTGTTGGGTAGGAATTGAATAATGACGTctactcaaattcaagttcatcGCTTCGTACTTATATTTTGGGTAGCCCATTTCAAACAAAGTAGTAGGTCATGTTTTTGACAGCCATTGTTATTGTTGTGAATAAAATTGCATGAAGTGGCTCTGGAAAAGAATAGTAATTATAATGCataatgcaataatttcaattaaaattaatgaTTAATTTATTACAGCCTAGAAACTTAGGATAAAGCAATTAGCGCTGGATCCAAAACATGAGTCGGTGAGTACTGAaacgttgtttattttttgattgtggGTTCATGTTGAGTTGCTCATATCATTTTAATAGCGGCTACCGCATCATTCCGAAACCCGATCGGACCTCGAAAGACACATTGAACTCATGATGGGACGTTGATGGttcatattttttggaaatgtctgaaatgcatatcgctagagttaaaatagaatataactactagagggcaaTGGCAGCGGCTAGCGGTGATTAAATATtttctcgctcttacatatgatGGGCCCATTAGATTGACATTTGTTGCCCCTGACACACGCAGGTTAAAGTAATGAGTAACAATAGCAGctacaaagtgatacagtttggcaATTATATACCAAATGTTCTAGGCTGCAACAATTCTACTCTATTGTTTCGAGTCTATTGATCAAAAGCAGGCAAAAACCTCAAGCGGTGTGAATTTAGAAAACGGGGTAATTCTAAAAGATGCGACGAAATGTTGAATGATAAAAGGTCGAATATAGCAAATGATTGAAAATAACAAAGGTTCCAATGTTACTAAAGGTTTAATGAAACAAAAgtttaacatttaaaaaaaaagaataatgtATTCTCACCGTTATGACGCGTCACCTCACCTAGTTTGGTGAGGTGAGAGCGAAAAAGCGATCAGCGCAGTCACTTAGCTGACTATAGTCACCCAAGGTGACAGAAGTCATCTGGCAGAGCGATTCTAATAATCATTTTGAGTGACGACGGTCACCGTAAGATGGAAAAAGTGACTAAATTCTCACCTAAAAAATGTAGGTGATTAGAACCAAAAAGTGTTGCGTTTaccttcagatttttttttttgaattttcgggtaACATTTCCTTTTCGATAATGGCAATTGGGAAATTTCTGAATGACGTCAATTGATGATAGgcgttttttttgaaattcaagatggcgacttctggttacaACCAAACACATAAAACCACCGTTAATATAAGTGTCATTTGACAGGTAGTGtttagtagaaggcaaaaaatgatgattggagtcatttaaaaatccaagatggtggattccgattatcacaaaacactgaaaaccaccatcagcatgggtgtcatttgaaaggtagtaattagtagatggcaaaaattgataattttgagttccatgatggcggcttccggttactacaaaacattgaaaaccattatcaatatgggtgtcaattAAAAGGTAGTGtttagtagaaggcaaaaattgatgattggcggcattccgaaatccaagatggcggcttccgaattagtagaaggcgaaaattgacgattggagccatttgaaatccaagatggcggcttccggttaccacaaaacaccaaaaaccattatcaatatggttgtcatttgaaaggtattgattagtagaagccAAAAatcgacgattggcgccattctGAAATCTAAGACGATTGACTTGGTTTGTTtgatagagcccatcaaacgaaTTTTCATGCGAGAGGTGacagaattatttttccttgaaaacagtaaggttaagaaacacgaaatctttttttcataaagataggagcTTCCCTCGCagcgctagaagctgctcaatttctaCCTTCTAATGGTCAATTTCTCTAGAATATTCGATTTGAAACAGATTTTGCTTAGTGACCGCACCCCACAACCCATAACTCTGGAATCGAAAatcggatcgagatgaaatttaatagccatttacggggataaaacacctttcatttgagaccaagtttggtcGAATCTACGGGAAACCAATGAGACTgtaattctgaatttggatacttccgccggggcttccggaaccgacgatggtggcca encodes:
- the LOC131680621 gene encoding uncharacterized protein LOC131680621; this encodes MYLKVLLQDIWRSGTQWDEEINDDLYNKWKIWLAVLPQVEHVQVSRCYQLRTPPVDSVEYSCFRIDHSTLRCANRPRNINPSIQNDNGQTRSSKDAVEVQLHTFVHASENGMAAAVYLRFMHAGEVECRLVAAKTKVAPLKYHSIPRPELQAAVIGARLAQAIEETLSIPINIYWSDSRDVLCWIRSDHRRYSQFVACRVSEILETTDEREWRWIPTKLNVADDGTKWTRQPDLTPEARWFNGTEYLKSPEVDWPHSTIVTNATETELRHRLLFHHIEPTPIISVVDFSSWKRLVRVVALVQRFLANCRRKLQGERIRTAPLSMEEQRGAEEYILRLTRREAFPVEVNLLTEYPQKPLPKVSQLYQLTPCLDDRGIMRMRSRIAACDFATEDAKSPILLSRNHHITTLILQHYHNKYHHQNHETVINEIRQKCYISRIRVCYRTIRSNCQRCKNEASLPRNPIMADLPAARLAAFSRLFTHVGVDYFGPVEVALGRRVEKRWVMLATCLTVRAIHLEVVLSLTTDSCIIAFEMALRGEVVPGKFIVIGVQTLLEPVRS